The proteins below are encoded in one region of Phaseolus vulgaris cultivar G19833 chromosome 1, P. vulgaris v2.0, whole genome shotgun sequence:
- the LOC137815778 gene encoding uncharacterized protein, which produces MARRLEEDWNTAIDGVPGVVEKLKFPHETDKNLGPRKEVWYEFHNGFGYDVERCIALGHQLANLVKEGFLKEYLEADQEEPKGEVALRGQAHEILVHGELNTISRGFSRGGSSASKREQYARAVMSLEARRPDHPLEPALCFTSYDLKDVVPHGDDQVVIFVVTVERKVHRVLIDQGNSIDMMFWSTFNSLQLSPDQLRSYNGCLIGFVGDQVEVLGYIELMTTFFYGTSSRTISIRYNVVNAFSTYNLLLGRPSLNRLGAVASMKHMVMKLPSSEGGVITIGFDQKTARKCYESSLKSKRGTYSIIVQAGEP; this is translated from the exons ATGGCTAGGAGGCTTGAAGAGGATTGGAACACTGCTATTGATG GCGTGCCAGGAGTCGTGGAAAAGCTGAAGTTTCCTCATGAGACTGACAAGAATCTAGGGCCACGAAAGGAGGTATGGTACGAATTTCACAACGGATTTGGGTACGACGTTGAGCGGTGTATAGCTTTGGGTCACCAACTAGCGAATTTGGTGAAGGAAGGGTTCTTAAAGGAATACCTTGAGGCCGATCAAGAAGAGCCGAAGGGAGAGGTTGCTCTCAGGGGCCAAGCACACGAGATACTGGTCCATGGAGAGTTGAACACCATCTCGAGAGGATTTTCTAGAGGAGGGAGCTCTGCTTCTAAGCGTGAGCAGTACGCACGAGCAGTAATGTCCCTGGAGGCGAGGAGGCCCGACCACCCACTAGAGCCCGCTCTCTGCTTCACGAGCTATGATTTGAAGGACGTGGTTCCTCACGGGGATGATCAAGTGGTGATATTTGTTGTCACCGTCGAAAGGAAGGTACACAGAGTTCTCATTGACCAAGGGAACTCGATTGACATGATGTTCTGGTCAACATTCAACAGTTTGCAGTTATCTCCCGATCAGCTAAGGTCGTACAATGGGTGCTTGATTGGCTTTGTGGGAGATCAGGTGGAAGTACTGGGGTACATCGAGCTGATGACGACTTTTTTTTATGGCACCTCATCTCGAACGATTTCTATAAGGTACAATGTTGTTAATGCTTTTTCAACCTATAACTTGCTTTTGGGGAGACCTTCTTTGAACAGATTGGGTGCGGTAGCCTCCATGAAGCACATGGTGATGAAGTTGCCTTCTTCTGAGGGAGGAGTAATTACCATCGGGTTTGATCAAAAGACAGCGCGAAAATGCTACGAGAGTAGCCTGAAGAGCAAGAGGGGAACATACTCAATCATTGTTCAGGCGGGAGAGCCATAA